From Sphingomonas nostoxanthinifaciens, a single genomic window includes:
- a CDS encoding choice-of-anchor K domain-containing protein, producing the protein MKRFFDMAICLTLVGATAPALAAGVTGSTSAIFVNPKPGTAVVTGVGTSHFTYGDPIGFSTPNELSFASAAFSSDYETPFKVGTLTYTNGSIAGGTEAASVDVALTLAFATPAIPAVASIFTLDLVNTPNTSDPIASADYVYFPSSYSATDFVIGGTTYHVALTGFGNVVGDGFLASDSSELHVLEGASATADLFAVVTSHAPGAVPEPASWAMFIGGFALVGGAMRDRRRMQAIA; encoded by the coding sequence ATGAAGCGCTTCTTCGACATGGCAATCTGTCTCACGCTCGTCGGCGCCACGGCGCCCGCGCTCGCAGCAGGCGTGACGGGCAGCACGTCCGCGATCTTCGTCAATCCGAAGCCGGGCACCGCGGTGGTGACCGGCGTCGGCACGTCGCATTTCACCTACGGCGATCCCATCGGCTTCAGCACGCCGAACGAACTTTCCTTCGCCAGCGCCGCTTTCTCGAGCGATTACGAGACGCCGTTCAAGGTGGGCACGCTGACCTATACCAATGGCAGCATCGCGGGCGGCACGGAGGCCGCTTCGGTCGACGTGGCGCTGACGCTCGCTTTCGCCACGCCCGCCATTCCCGCGGTGGCAAGCATCTTCACGCTCGATCTGGTCAATACGCCCAACACCAGCGACCCGATCGCCTCGGCCGATTACGTCTATTTCCCGAGCAGCTATTCGGCGACCGACTTCGTGATCGGCGGGACGACCTATCACGTCGCCCTCACCGGCTTCGGTAACGTGGTCGGCGACGGCTTCCTCGCCTCCGACAGCAGCGAACTGCATGTGCTGGAAGGCGCCAGCGCAACCGCGGACCTGTTCGCCGTCGTGACGAGCCACGCACCGGGGGCTGTGCCCGAGCCCGCTTCGTGGGCGATGTTCATCGGCGGCTTCGCGCTGGTGGGCGGCGCGATGCGCGACCGTCGCCGCATGCAGGCCATCGCCTGA